From a single Elgaria multicarinata webbii isolate HBS135686 ecotype San Diego chromosome 18, rElgMul1.1.pri, whole genome shotgun sequence genomic region:
- the ASPHD2 gene encoding aspartate beta-hydroxylase domain-containing protein 2: MPLEWLAGWCGSLDRLRDLIGMSIQSVRDCDATALGTVAFLLAMFVWYCYQVGREQPRPYVMGTSLIQAGADAHGLQNGYTHCHAPECVRCAHSDGLNQKLYHNLQEYAKRYSWSGMGRIHKGIREQGRYLNSRPSIQKPEVFFLPDLATMPYFSRDAQKHDVELLERNFQTIAGEFEALYKAFSNCSLPQGWKVNGTPSGEWLTFYLVNQGACVPRNCRKCPRTYRLLGSLRTCIGNNVFGNACLSVLTPGTVITEHYGPTNIRIRCHLGLKTPSNCELVVGGEPQCWAEGRCLLFDDSFLHTAFHGGPPEEGPRAVFMVDLWHPNVAAAERQALDFIFAPGR; the protein is encoded by the exons ATGCCCCTGGAGTGGCTCGCGGGCTGGTGCGGCTCGCTGGACAGGCTGAGGGACTTGATCGGCATGAGCATCCAGTCGGTGCGGGACTGCGACGCCACCGCCCTGGGCACCGTGGCCTTCCTCCTCGCCATGTTTGTGTGGTACTGCTACCAGGTCGGGCGAGAACAGCCCCGGCCGTACGTCATGGGGACCTCGCTCATCCAGGCCGGCGCCGACGCCCACGGCCTGCAGAACGGCTACACCCACTGCCACGCGCCCGAGTGCGTCCGCTGCGCCCACAGCGACGGGCTGAACCAGAAGCTCTACCACAACCTGCAGGAGTACGCCAAGCGCTACTCCTGGTCGGGCATGGGCCGGATCCACAAGGGCATCCGGGAGCAGGGCCGCTACCTGAACAGCCGCCCCTCCATCCAGAAGCCGGAGGTCTTCTTCCTGCCCGACTTGGCCACCATGCCGTACTTCTCCCGGGACGCCCAGAAGCACGACGTGGAACTGCTGGAGCGCAACTTCCAAACCATCGCGGGCGAGTTCGAGGCCCTCTACAAGGCCTTCTCCAACTGCAGCTTGCCGCAGGGCTGGAAGGTGAACGGCACGCCCAGTGGCGAGTGGCTGACCTTCTACCTGGTCAACCAGGGCGCCTGCGTGCCCCGGAACTGTCGGAAGTGCCCCCGGACGTACCGCTTGCTGGGCAGCCTCCGCACCTGCATTGGCAACAACGTCTTCGGGAACGCCTGCCTCTCCGTGCTGACCCCGGGCACGGTCATCACCGAGCACTACGGGCCGACCAACATCCGGATCCGGTGCCACCTGG GACTGAAGACGCCCAGCAACTGTGAACTCGTGGTGGGCGGTGAGCCCCAGTGCTGGGCCGAAGGCCGCTGCCTCCTCTTCGACGACTCCTTCCTGCACACGGCGTTCCACGGAG GTCCCCCCGAGGAAGGCCCCCGGGCCGTGTTCATGGTGGACCTCTGGCATCCCAATGTGGCTGCTGCCGAACGCCAGGCCCTCGATTTTATCTTCGCTCCGGGACGATGA